A genomic window from Neoarius graeffei isolate fNeoGra1 chromosome 5, fNeoGra1.pri, whole genome shotgun sequence includes:
- the mc2r gene encoding adrenocorticotropic hormone receptor: MTNNSTAPAKESTDCREVQIPIEIFLIIGVVSLSENLLVVVAVIRNKNLHSPMYCFICSLAAFNTISSLSKTWENIMLVFKDAGHLNSRGTSELRIDRVMDALLCMSFQGSIFSFLAIAVDRYITIFHALRYHTLMTMRRTASILITIWALCGFSGALMITFFEAAVVKIFFIVLFFTALFLTLLLYVHMFLLARYHASKIASMPGTAGHQRKSGLRGALTLTMLFGVFVICWAPFFLHLLIIMVCPENPYCECYRSLFQLHVVLLMSHAVIDPAIYAFRSAELRNTFWKIFFCLTEAQNYVHGTCEF; encoded by the coding sequence ATGACTAACAACAGTACTGCTCCGGCCAAAGAGTCCACAGACTGCCGTGAGGTTCAGATTCCCATTGAGATCTTCCTAATCATTGGTGTTGTAAGCCTGAGTGAAAATCTTCTGGTTGTGGTGGCAGTGATTCGCAATAAAAACCTGCACTCTCCCATGTACTGCTTCATCTGCAGCCTGGCGGCTTTTAACACCATCTCCAGCCTCTCCAAAACCTGGGAGAACATCATGCTGGTTTTTAAAGATGCTGGCCATCTGAATTCTCGAGGAACATCTGAGCTCAGGATAGACCGTGTGATGGACGCTCTGCTCTGCATGTCATTTCAAGGCTCCATCTTTAGTTTCCTTGCAATCGCTGTGGATCGTTACATCACCATATTCCACGCGTTACGTTACCACACACTCATGACTATGCGGCGCACAGCATCCATCCTGATCACAATCTGGGCCCTGTGTGGCTTCAGTGGTGCTCTTATGATCACATTCTTTGAGGCTGCAGTGGTGAAGATCTTCTTCATTGTGCTCTTCTTCACAGCCCTCTTCCTCACCCTCCTGCTCTATGTGCATATGTTCTTGCTGGCACGGTATCATGCAAGCAAGATCGCATCCATGCCAGGAACCGCTGGGCACCAGAGAAAGAGTGGCCTGAGAGGGGCACTCACACTTACCATGCTCTTTGGTGTGTTTGTGATCTGCTGGGCTCCCTTCTTCCTCCACCTGCTGATTATTATGGTATGTCCCGAAAACCCATACTGCGAGTGTTATCGATCGCTGTTCCAGCTGCATGTGGTGCTGCTGATGAGTCATGCAGTTATTGATCCAGCTATTTATGCCTTCCGGAGCGCTGAGCTACGAAACACCTTCTGGAAAATATTCTTCTGCTTAACAGAAGCTCAAAATTATGTCCACGGCACCTGTGAATTTTGA
- the mc5rb gene encoding melanocortin 5b receptor yields MNTSLWPYSKYIPSSSLTPISHSEESNKSKSGVTGNCEQVHIVPEFFLTLGLLSLLENILVILAIIKNKNLHSPMYFFICSLALADMLVGVSNAWETIVIHLLANRRLVVEDHFIRQIDNVFDSLICISVVASMCSLLAIAMDRYISIFYALRYHSIMTVKRACIIIGIIWSFCTGCGIVFIIYSDTTPVVVCLVAMFLAMLLLMASLYCHMFLLARSHVKRMATLHGSNASIQQRASLKGALTLTILLGIFIVCWVPFFLHLILMISCPKNLYCICFMSHFNMYLILIMCNSMIDPLIYALRSQEMRKTFKEIICCYNLRSICSFSSKY; encoded by the coding sequence atgaacacatcacTGTGGCCTTATTCCAAATATATTCCAAGCTCCTCCCTCACACCTATCAGCCACAGTGAGGAGTCCAACAAGTCCAAATCAGGAGTGACAGGAAATTGCGAGCAGGTCCACATTGTACCTGAGTTTTTCCTCACACTGGGTTTGCTAAGTCTGTTGGAGAACATCCTTGTTATTCTTGCCATAATCAAGAACAAGAACCTTCACTCTCCCATGTACTTTTTCATCTGCAGTCTGGCTTTGGCAGATATGTTAGTCGGTGTTTCCAATGCATGGGAGACCATAGTGATCCATCTTCTGGCTAATAGGAGGTTAGTTGTAGAAGATCACTTCATCCGTCAAATTGATAATGTATTTGACTCTCTCATCTGCATTTCTGTGGTGGCCTCCATGTGCAGTCTGTTAGCCATTGCCATGGACCGCTACATCTCCATATTTTATGCACTACGCTACCATAGCATCATGACTGTGAAGCGAGCGTGCATAATCATTGGTATCATCTGGAGCTTCTGCACTGGCTGTGGGATTGTCTTCATTATTTACTCTGATACAACACCAGTGGTGGTTTGTCTGGTGGCTATGTTCTTGGCCATGCTGCTCTTAATGGCATCTCTCTACTGCCACATGTTCCTACTGGCTCGATCCCATGTGAAGCGCATGGCAACGCTGCATGGTTCTAATGCCTCCATCCAGCAACGGGCCAGCTTGAAAGGAGCCCTCACTCTTACCATCCTTCTGGGAATCTTCATTGTATGTTGGGTGCCATTCTTTCTCCACCTCATCCTTATGATCTCCTGCCCAAAGAACCTGTACTGCATCTGCTTCATGTCCCACTTCAACATGTACTTGATTCTCATTATGTGCAACTCTATGATCGATCCTCTGATCTATGCACTGAGGAGCCAGGAGATGAGGAAGACCTTCAAGGAGATCATCTGCTGCTACAACCTGCGTAGCATCTGTAGCTTCTCCAGTAAATACTGA